In Symmachiella dynata, the following are encoded in one genomic region:
- a CDS encoding RNA polymerase sigma factor: MMQLADNEVLQLVRAAQAGNREAFGRLAVRFEPIVFAIVLRRLRNRSEAKEVTQDVFLQMMRKLDQLRDPERFVGWMKQVAVRMAINRAVRRPHEVVTGTDTVSALKMDRANPLESLMQKEDAGRVRGGLSRLRELDRQTLMAFYFEGQSLKEMSDHFESPIGTIKRRLHTARNRLKEELVAAPAPV, from the coding sequence ATGATGCAATTGGCAGACAACGAGGTCTTGCAATTGGTGCGGGCAGCTCAAGCGGGCAACCGTGAGGCGTTCGGTCGATTGGCGGTGCGGTTCGAGCCGATCGTGTTCGCCATCGTGCTGCGACGACTGCGCAACCGGTCCGAAGCGAAGGAAGTCACGCAGGACGTCTTCTTGCAAATGATGCGGAAGCTGGACCAGTTGCGTGACCCAGAGCGGTTCGTCGGCTGGATGAAGCAAGTCGCCGTGCGGATGGCGATCAACCGAGCGGTCCGACGGCCGCACGAGGTCGTGACCGGTACGGATACGGTGTCGGCATTGAAAATGGATCGGGCCAACCCTTTGGAAAGCCTGATGCAAAAAGAAGATGCCGGCCGGGTCCGGGGTGGTTTGTCGCGTCTGCGTGAGCTGGACCGGCAAACGCTGATGGCGTTCTACTTCGAGGGCCAATCGCTCAAGGAGATGAGCGACCACTTCGAAAGCCCGATCGGAACGATCAAGCGGCGACTGCACACCGCACGGAACCGCTTGAAAGAAGAACTGGTCGCCGCACCGGCACCAGTCTGA
- a CDS encoding leucine-rich repeat domain-containing protein — MSESNESQHSKSRRRWWLYALSLVVIAVVGVVCTLVPIWREREAIAALWERDFDIWTESRLPRFISEQIDENYETAISIRNVTVNGGVCGFWYHEPAEFDFDVEIAELANMPVTCSNKGDYPSLYSFSQVSADDLTLIGQLNNLEALGLSYVNLTDAQAEMIGGLPKLRNLSLASQQIKDADFVRAISRARGLESLYLNNLVIDPETVELIASLPNLKELGIAHPRLDNLQMADFLRRLDLEELSLHHVKLTDADCRVLGKMSRLKWLYLEFAEIDDSGLRHFRSLSNLQWVDVSNTNVTATGAAELERQLSDCRINIEKRLTIEEFRQKYDDYDGGRMMDIVHRLFDDFDGETEDTEAEPVLSAQKNAGSQ; from the coding sequence ATGTCGGAATCGAACGAATCACAGCACAGTAAGTCCCGCCGAAGATGGTGGTTGTACGCGCTGTCGCTTGTCGTGATCGCGGTTGTGGGGGTGGTGTGTACTCTGGTGCCAATTTGGCGCGAGCGCGAGGCGATTGCGGCGCTGTGGGAACGTGATTTTGACATCTGGACGGAGTCACGTCTGCCGAGATTCATTTCGGAACAAATCGACGAAAACTACGAAACCGCCATCAGTATTAGAAATGTCACTGTTAACGGTGGCGTATGCGGATTTTGGTATCATGAACCGGCTGAGTTTGATTTTGATGTGGAGATTGCCGAATTGGCGAACATGCCAGTCACATGCTCAAACAAAGGCGATTATCCGTCTTTATATTCGTTCAGTCAGGTTAGCGCCGACGACCTTACGTTGATCGGCCAACTCAATAACCTGGAAGCTCTAGGCCTATCCTATGTCAACTTGACCGATGCGCAGGCTGAGATGATCGGCGGGCTTCCCAAACTCCGCAACCTATCCCTTGCATCGCAACAAATCAAAGACGCTGATTTTGTGCGAGCGATCAGTCGTGCTCGGGGACTGGAATCGCTGTACTTAAACAACCTGGTCATTGATCCGGAAACTGTCGAGTTAATCGCCAGCCTGCCCAATCTCAAGGAATTGGGGATTGCTCATCCGCGGTTGGACAATTTGCAGATGGCCGACTTTTTGCGGCGACTTGACCTCGAAGAGTTGTCATTGCACCACGTGAAATTGACGGACGCGGATTGCCGAGTGTTGGGGAAAATGTCACGTCTCAAATGGTTGTATTTGGAATTCGCCGAAATTGACGATAGCGGATTGCGCCATTTTCGATCATTGAGCAATCTACAATGGGTTGACGTTTCGAATACAAATGTAACTGCGACCGGTGCCGCTGAACTTGAACGACAGCTCTCCGACTGTCGGATCAATATTGAAAAGAGACTAACAATAGAAGAATTTCGCCAAAAATATGATGATTATGACGGAGGACGAATGATGGATATCGTTCACCGACTGTTCGATGATTTTGACGGGGAAACAGAGGATACTGAAGCGGAACCCGTCCTCAGCGCGCAAAAAAACGCAGGCAGCCAATGA
- a CDS encoding sugar phosphate isomerase/epimerase family protein, protein MKYGMNMLLWTTNVGEEHFPILERLKSMGYDGVEIPIFDLELEPYRKLAEKCDELGLERTAVTVCSSEANPASPDAALRKAGLEHINQVVDACAVLGASLLCGPYHSAIGEFSGDGPTGDERKWSQETLGHAADHAQAADVMLGLEYLNRFECYLLNSAADCAEFVRAVDHPNLRMIYDTFHANIEEKHVDEAIRTCADVTCHVHISENDRSTPGAGHVEWDKTFHTLKETEYDGWMTVEAFGLALPELAAATKIWRKMYTSEDQLAEAALKFMKTNWNA, encoded by the coding sequence ATGAAGTATGGCATGAATATGCTGCTCTGGACGACCAACGTTGGCGAAGAACATTTTCCGATTTTGGAGCGTCTCAAGTCGATGGGCTATGACGGCGTCGAGATCCCGATTTTTGATTTGGAATTGGAGCCGTATCGAAAACTGGCGGAAAAATGCGACGAATTGGGCCTGGAGCGAACGGCGGTGACGGTCTGTTCCAGCGAAGCCAACCCAGCATCCCCGGATGCCGCACTGCGCAAAGCGGGGCTTGAACATATCAATCAGGTGGTTGACGCGTGCGCTGTGTTGGGGGCGAGTCTATTGTGCGGGCCGTACCATTCGGCGATCGGCGAATTCAGCGGCGACGGTCCCACAGGGGACGAACGCAAATGGTCGCAAGAAACACTCGGCCACGCCGCCGACCATGCCCAAGCGGCTGATGTGATGCTGGGGTTGGAATACCTCAATCGCTTTGAATGCTACTTGCTGAACAGCGCCGCCGACTGCGCAGAATTCGTGCGTGCCGTCGATCATCCGAACTTGCGCATGATTTACGACACATTTCACGCAAACATTGAAGAAAAGCATGTCGACGAAGCAATCCGAACCTGCGCCGACGTCACCTGCCACGTGCACATTTCAGAAAACGACCGCTCCACGCCGGGCGCAGGGCACGTGGAATGGGACAAAACATTCCACACTTTGAAAGAAACCGAATACGACGGCTGGATGACCGTCGAAGCCTTCGGCTTGGCCCTGCCGGAATTGGCGGCGGCCACGAAGATCTGGCGGAAGATGTACACGTCCGAGGACCAGTTGGCCGAAGCCGCGCTGAAGTTCATGAAGACAAACTGGAACGCTTAA
- a CDS encoding transposase, whose product MSNPHQPNVLLEVASLSMRLSTKFVQPYSHPKSPQKFTQSQLLTILILKAYLKTTYRGIIDILGASDQLRERMELTRLPHYSTLKYFADRSHVLEITDAMLAEIIKEFAADADEASMDSTGLETSSASAHFRVRSGKTRKKYVKLSVCIVAGSMLPAGLVVGWGPGNDKCEAPELLEKVRHVTQPKRLFADAGYDAEWIHMYCREGWGVQSWIPPAVHRADGSVGGEYRQQMTKQRLKKNGYGRRWLVESFMSGLKRTMGSALAARSESSLIIEAGLKVLAYALRR is encoded by the coding sequence ATGAGCAACCCCCATCAACCGAACGTGCTGTTGGAAGTCGCTTCACTGTCTATGCGGCTGTCTACGAAATTCGTCCAGCCTTATTCGCACCCCAAAAGCCCGCAGAAATTCACGCAGTCGCAATTGCTGACAATCCTGATTCTCAAAGCGTACTTGAAAACCACCTATCGCGGCATCATCGACATCCTCGGCGCGTCCGACCAACTGCGAGAACGGATGGAGCTCACGCGTTTGCCGCACTACTCGACGTTGAAATACTTCGCCGATCGCTCGCACGTCCTGGAAATCACTGACGCCATGTTGGCGGAGATCATCAAGGAATTTGCCGCTGATGCGGACGAGGCATCGATGGATTCGACCGGTTTGGAAACGTCGTCGGCCAGTGCACACTTTCGCGTACGGAGCGGAAAAACACGAAAGAAATACGTGAAACTCTCGGTCTGTATTGTGGCTGGATCGATGTTGCCAGCCGGCTTGGTGGTCGGTTGGGGGCCGGGAAACGACAAATGCGAAGCGCCTGAATTATTGGAGAAAGTGCGGCATGTTACGCAGCCCAAACGGCTGTTTGCCGACGCGGGTTATGATGCCGAGTGGATTCACATGTACTGTCGCGAGGGCTGGGGCGTGCAAAGTTGGATTCCGCCAGCGGTGCATCGTGCGGACGGCAGCGTGGGCGGCGAGTATCGACAACAGATGACGAAGCAGCGGCTGAAGAAAAATGGTTACGGCCGGCGTTGGCTAGTGGAATCGTTCATGAGCGGTTTGAAACGGACGATGGGTTCTGCGCTCGCTGCCCGCTCCGAAAGCAGCCTCATTATTGAAGCCGGCCTCAAAGTCCTCGCCTATGCCTTGCGGCGTTAG
- a CDS encoding site-2 protease family protein produces MANQGLNIDNLTPEQFDELLAQHEREIRLGNVPEGSRRPAAPPKRWFRPLMLFVATCLSTWYVGVLDSGWVGGAIYSASLMSILVFHEMGHFLQSVRYGVPASFPYFIPMPLPPIGTMGAVIFQRRGAGDRKALFDIAISGPLAGLVLALPMAVLGIMWSEPTYTMPTTPEFFLGAPLLFQWLIAYFHPVTSATFSLEFHPMAAAGWVGIFITALNLVPVSQLDGGHIMYALLRKKAHIVAIGFLLLVVGYMAWTGRYQWLLMVALVTFMGPKHPPTANDNVPLGWGRKILGWLTLAFLIIGITPDPIRYYDPGEQRPVRKPAAIELITPPQQGANPTQPG; encoded by the coding sequence ATGGCGAATCAAGGACTGAACATAGACAATTTGACGCCCGAGCAGTTCGACGAACTCCTTGCGCAACACGAACGTGAGATTCGACTGGGCAACGTTCCGGAAGGCTCACGCAGACCCGCAGCCCCCCCGAAACGTTGGTTCCGGCCGCTGATGTTGTTCGTGGCGACCTGTTTAAGTACGTGGTACGTGGGAGTGCTCGATTCCGGTTGGGTCGGTGGAGCGATTTATAGCGCGTCGTTAATGTCGATTTTGGTTTTCCACGAAATGGGGCATTTCTTGCAATCGGTTCGCTACGGTGTGCCGGCTAGTTTCCCCTATTTCATCCCGATGCCGCTCCCTCCGATCGGAACGATGGGAGCAGTGATTTTTCAGCGGCGCGGAGCGGGTGACCGCAAAGCGCTGTTCGACATTGCCATTTCAGGCCCCCTGGCCGGTTTGGTGCTGGCGCTGCCCATGGCCGTCTTGGGCATCATGTGGAGCGAGCCAACTTACACAATGCCTACGACGCCAGAGTTTTTTCTTGGCGCGCCGCTGTTGTTCCAATGGCTAATCGCATATTTTCATCCAGTAACATCCGCTACCTTCAGTCTCGAATTTCACCCCATGGCGGCTGCCGGCTGGGTGGGGATCTTCATCACCGCTCTGAACTTGGTCCCGGTCAGCCAACTCGACGGTGGGCATATCATGTATGCCTTGCTCCGCAAAAAAGCACACATCGTCGCCATCGGTTTTCTGCTGCTGGTCGTCGGCTATATGGCTTGGACCGGCCGGTATCAGTGGTTGTTGATGGTCGCGCTAGTGACCTTCATGGGCCCCAAGCATCCGCCAACTGCCAACGACAACGTCCCGCTAGGCTGGGGCCGCAAAATTCTCGGCTGGCTAACGCTGGCATTTTTGATCATCGGCATCACCCCCGACCCCATCCGCTATTACGACCCGGGCGAACAACGGCCAGTGAGAAAACCAGCGGCGATTGAACTCATCACGCCACCACAACAAGGCGCGAACCCCACGCAGCCGGGGTGA